A single Bacteroidales bacterium DNA region contains:
- the eno gene encoding phosphopyruvate hydratase: MSIISHIYARQILDSRGNPTVEVEVITRQGVVGRAAVPSGASTGAFEAHEMRDGDKARFGGKGVLKAVNNVNTVISEHIKGQYVFDQNLIDSMMIELDGTENKSRLGANAILGVSLAVAKTAAISSGQELYRYIGGVSANTLPIPMLNIINGGSHADNKIDIQEFMVMPVNAPSFSDAIRIGVEIFNNLKKVLTELKHSTNIGDEGGFAPDLKSNEEAIEIILKAIEKAGYIPGDDILIAIDAAAKEFYDKNKKRYILESNNKEYSTLEMIDYWKNFVTKYPVISIEDGLDEEDWEGWAILTKEIGSQVQIVGDDLFVTNVNRLQRGIKEESANSILVKVNQIGTLSEAIDAVNMAKQNRFTTIISHRSGETEDTFIADLAVALNTGLIKTGSVSRTERVAKYNQLLRIEESLGTSARYIGKQFKYCR, encoded by the coding sequence ATGAGTATAATATCACACATTTATGCACGACAAATATTGGATTCAAGAGGCAATCCTACAGTCGAAGTAGAAGTTATAACTCGGCAGGGCGTTGTAGGACGTGCTGCGGTTCCAAGTGGAGCTTCAACAGGTGCTTTTGAAGCACATGAAATGCGAGACGGAGACAAAGCCCGTTTCGGAGGAAAAGGCGTTCTTAAAGCAGTCAATAATGTAAATACTGTTATCAGCGAACATATTAAAGGTCAATATGTTTTTGATCAAAACCTAATCGATTCCATGATGATAGAATTAGACGGAACAGAAAATAAAAGTCGTTTAGGAGCAAATGCAATTCTCGGAGTTTCGTTAGCAGTTGCAAAAACTGCTGCAATATCTTCTGGACAAGAACTTTACAGATATATTGGCGGAGTTAGCGCAAATACATTACCAATTCCTATGTTGAATATTATAAATGGTGGCAGTCATGCCGATAATAAAATTGATATTCAGGAATTTATGGTAATGCCAGTTAATGCACCTTCCTTTTCTGATGCAATACGTATTGGAGTTGAAATATTCAACAATTTAAAAAAAGTTCTTACAGAGCTAAAGCATTCAACTAATATTGGTGATGAAGGAGGATTTGCACCTGATTTGAAGTCAAACGAAGAGGCAATTGAAATTATATTAAAAGCTATAGAAAAAGCTGGATATATACCTGGTGACGATATTTTAATAGCTATAGATGCAGCTGCAAAAGAGTTTTACGATAAGAATAAAAAGAGATACATACTTGAATCAAACAATAAAGAGTACTCAACATTAGAAATGATCGACTATTGGAAAAATTTCGTCACTAAATATCCCGTAATATCAATAGAAGACGGTCTAGATGAAGAAGATTGGGAAGGTTGGGCTATACTTACAAAGGAGATTGGGAGCCAAGTTCAAATTGTTGGAGACGATCTATTTGTAACTAACGTTAATAGACTTCAACGCGGTATTAAAGAGGAATCTGCTAACAGTATTTTAGTTAAAGTTAATCAAATAGGCACTTTATCTGAAGCTATTGATGCTGTTAATATGGCAAAACAGAATAGATTTACAACTATTATAAGTCATAGAAGTGGAGAAACAGAAGACACATTTATTGCCGATCTTGCTGTTGCCTTGAATACAGGATTAATTAAAACCGGTTCGGTTTCGCGCACTGAAAGAGTTGCAAAATATAATCAATTGTTGAGAATTGAAGAGTCTCTCGGCACATCAGCCAGATATATTGGAAAGCAATTCAAATATTGTAGATAA
- the rplQ gene encoding 50S ribosomal protein L17 yields the protein MRHKKGFNHLGRTSSHRKAMLANMASSLIMHKRIETTVAKAKALRSYVEPLITKSKVDSTHSRRIVFSYLQNKESVTILFREVATKVGSRPGGYTRILRKGNRQGDNAEMAIIELVDFFDHDVAKETTTKRKSTRRGRGAKKTETVEAKHEAIENNDSVETDETAETAE from the coding sequence ATGAGACATAAAAAAGGATTTAATCATTTAGGACGTACAAGCTCGCACCGCAAAGCAATGCTCGCTAATATGGCATCATCGCTTATTATGCATAAGAGAATTGAGACTACGGTCGCAAAAGCTAAAGCTTTACGTTCATATGTTGAGCCTTTGATTACAAAATCAAAAGTTGACTCAACACATTCTCGCCGCATTGTTTTTAGTTACCTACAAAATAAAGAGAGCGTAACTATACTTTTCAGAGAAGTTGCAACCAAAGTGGGAAGCCGACCAGGAGGATATACACGTATCCTTAGAAAAGGCAATAGACAAGGAGATAATGCCGAAATGGCAATTATCGAATTGGTTGATTTCTTTGATCACGATGTAGCGAAAGAAACTACAACTAAGAGAAAATCAACGCGTCGTGGCCGTGGTGCGAAAAAAACTGAAACAGTTGAAGCAAAACATGAGGCTATAGAAAATAATGACAGTGTTGAAACTGATGAAACTGCAGAAACTGCAGAATAA
- a CDS encoding DNA-directed RNA polymerase subunit alpha, producing the protein MAILAFQKPDKVIMIESDDYVGTFEFRPLEPGYALTIGNALRRILLSSLEGFAITSVKIEGVDHEFTTIPGVIEDVTDIVLNLKEIRLKQVVPDFDEETINVTILGKEKFLAGDLNKYLSNFQVVNKDFVICNMTKDVKLQMVITINKGRGYVAAEENFVQTGEIGVIAVDSVYTPIVNVEYRRDDFRVEQKTNYDKLTIEITTDGTIHPKDALKEAAKILIHHFALFSDEKITLETEESYGVEFDEEVLHMRQLLKTRLSDLDLSVRALNCLKAADVETLGDLVTYNKNDLLKFRNFGKKSLAELEEFLSSIKLSFGMDISKYKLDKE; encoded by the coding sequence ATGGCGATTCTAGCTTTTCAAAAACCTGACAAGGTTATCATGATTGAGTCCGATGATTACGTCGGCACATTTGAATTCCGTCCGTTGGAGCCCGGATATGCTTTAACAATTGGTAATGCTCTCCGTCGGATTTTACTCTCATCGTTAGAAGGTTTTGCCATAACCAGCGTTAAAATTGAGGGTGTTGACCACGAATTTACAACCATTCCTGGTGTAATTGAAGATGTAACAGATATAGTTCTTAATTTAAAAGAAATTAGATTAAAACAAGTTGTTCCCGACTTTGATGAGGAGACAATTAATGTTACAATTCTTGGAAAAGAAAAATTCTTAGCCGGTGATCTTAATAAATACCTATCTAATTTTCAGGTGGTTAATAAAGATTTTGTCATATGCAATATGACAAAAGATGTTAAGTTGCAAATGGTTATCACAATCAATAAAGGACGCGGATACGTTGCTGCCGAAGAGAATTTTGTTCAGACAGGTGAGATAGGTGTGATTGCTGTCGACTCTGTGTATACTCCTATTGTTAATGTTGAATATAGGAGAGATGACTTTAGAGTTGAGCAAAAAACCAATTACGATAAGCTGACTATTGAAATAACAACTGATGGTACGATACATCCGAAAGATGCACTTAAAGAGGCAGCAAAAATACTAATTCACCATTTTGCACTATTTTCCGACGAAAAAATAACACTAGAGACCGAAGAAAGCTATGGAGTAGAGTTCGACGAGGAAGTTCTACACATGAGACAACTGTTAAAAACTCGCCTTTCAGATTTAGATCTGTCAGTACGAGCGCTTAATTGTCTCAAGGCAGCTGATGTCGAGACTTTAGGAGATTTAGTAACTTATAATAAAAACGACTTATTGAAATTCCGTAATTTTGGAAAGAAGTCGCTTGCTGAGCTGGAAGAATTTTTATCATCTATTAAATTGTCTTTCGGCATGGATATAAGTAAGTATAAACTTGATAAGGAATAA
- the rpsD gene encoding 30S ribosomal protein S4 produces the protein MARYIGPKTKIARRFGEPIYGADKHFERKNYPPGQHGANRRRRKQSEYGLQLNEKQKAKYIYGILEKQFLNYYKKARSKQGVTGVILLQMLEARLDNVVYRMGIAPTRAAARQLVGHKHITVNGEVVNIPSYGVRPGDIVGVRERSKSLEVITESTERNKVSKYSWIEWDSSTLTGKYLSVPQKEDIPENIKEQLIVELYSK, from the coding sequence ATGGCAAGATACATTGGACCCAAGACAAAAATTGCTCGCCGTTTCGGAGAACCAATCTACGGCGCAGACAAACATTTCGAACGTAAAAATTATCCTCCCGGACAACACGGAGCTAATAGAAGACGAAGAAAACAATCAGAATACGGTTTACAGCTTAACGAAAAACAAAAAGCAAAATACATATACGGTATTCTTGAAAAACAGTTTTTGAATTATTACAAGAAAGCTCGAAGTAAACAAGGTGTTACCGGTGTAATTCTACTTCAAATGCTTGAAGCCAGGTTAGATAACGTAGTATATAGAATGGGTATTGCACCAACCAGAGCAGCAGCTCGTCAATTAGTTGGTCACAAACATATTACCGTTAACGGTGAAGTTGTAAATATTCCATCATACGGCGTACGACCAGGTGATATAGTTGGAGTAAGAGAACGTTCAAAATCATTGGAAGTAATTACTGAAAGTACAGAAAGAAATAAAGTAAGTAAATACTCATGGATAGAATGGGATAGTTCAACATTGACAGGAAAATATTTAAGCGTTCCTCAAAAAGAAGATATCCCAGAAAATATTAAAGAGCAACTAATAGTTGAATTGTATTCTAAGTAA
- the rpsK gene encoding 30S ribosomal protein S11: MAQKSRSTRKRVVKVEPTGQAHIHSSFNNIIITLTNMNGDVISWASAGKMGFKGSKKNTPYAAQVATEECATVAYDAGLRRVKVYVKGPGAGRESAIRTLHNKGIEVTEIVDVTPLPHNGCRPPKRRRV, translated from the coding sequence ATGGCACAAAAGTCAAGAAGCACTCGAAAAAGAGTGGTTAAGGTCGAGCCTACAGGACAAGCGCACATTCACTCTTCGTTCAATAATATTATTATTACACTTACGAACATGAATGGAGACGTTATTTCATGGGCATCGGCTGGTAAAATGGGATTTAAAGGGTCAAAAAAGAACACTCCTTATGCAGCACAAGTTGCTACGGAAGAGTGTGCTACCGTTGCCTATGACGCCGGTTTACGTAGAGTGAAGGTTTATGTAAAAGGTCCCGGTGCCGGGCGAGAGTCTGCAATCAGAACACTTCATAATAAAGGAATTGAAGTTACCGAGATTGTTGACGTTACACCGCTACCGCACAATGGATGCAGACCTCCAAAACGTAGAAGAGTTTAA
- the rpsM gene encoding 30S ribosomal protein S13: MARLVGVDLPKNKRGEIGLTAIYGIGRSSANKILAEAGIDRNIKVKDWNDDQIAELRRILGEQYKLEGELRSEVQMNIKRLMDIGCYRGIRHRIGLPVRGQNTQNNARTRKGKRKTVANKKKATK, from the coding sequence ATGGCACGATTAGTAGGCGTAGATTTACCTAAGAATAAGCGTGGCGAAATAGGTTTAACTGCTATTTATGGAATAGGACGTAGCAGCGCAAATAAAATTTTAGCTGAAGCAGGAATAGACCGTAATATTAAGGTTAAAGACTGGAACGACGATCAAATAGCAGAATTACGTCGCATATTAGGTGAACAATACAAACTTGAGGGCGAACTGCGCTCTGAAGTACAGATGAACATTAAACGATTGATGGATATCGGTTGTTACCGAGGAATTCGTCATCGTATTGGGTTACCAGTTCGTGGACAAAACACCCAAAACAATGCCCGTACACGTAAAGGAAAACGTAAAACTGTGGCAAACAAGAAGAAAGCGACTAAATAA